A section of the Methanococcus voltae genome encodes:
- the map gene encoding type II methionyl aminopeptidase encodes MENNEELEYQKIMEAGEIASKVRGEAQKMIKPGVKLYDIAEFVENRIRELGAEVAFPCNLSKNDIAAHYTPFTGDESVFEENDVIKLDLGAHIDGFIADTALTVDLSNSYSDLKKASEDALKTVINSIELPMNVGDMGKIISEVIESYDLKPVSNLSGHVMHQNVLHSGVSIPNVYEKTKDTIDVGDLVAIEPFATDGYGAITDGTDKYIYKYIVSRPLRLPSARNILKVIESKFCHLPFSERDIAKLNPKYKMGLKALVNAGCLYAYPTLVEKEHGMVSQCEHTIYITEDKIEVTTK; translated from the coding sequence ATGGAGAATAATGAAGAGTTAGAATATCAAAAAATTATGGAAGCTGGGGAAATTGCATCTAAAGTGAGGGGCGAAGCTCAAAAAATGATAAAGCCCGGTGTGAAATTATACGATATAGCAGAGTTTGTTGAAAATAGGATAAGAGAATTAGGTGCAGAGGTTGCTTTCCCTTGTAATCTATCCAAGAACGATATTGCAGCACACTATACACCATTTACGGGCGATGAATCAGTATTTGAAGAAAATGATGTTATAAAATTAGATTTGGGTGCACATATTGATGGTTTTATCGCAGATACTGCTCTTACCGTTGACTTATCAAATAGTTATTCCGACTTAAAAAAGGCTTCAGAAGACGCATTAAAAACCGTTATAAATTCTATTGAATTACCTATGAACGTTGGAGATATGGGTAAGATAATTAGCGAAGTTATAGAAAGTTACGATTTAAAACCCGTTTCAAACCTTTCTGGACACGTTATGCACCAAAATGTGTTACATTCTGGCGTTAGCATCCCTAATGTTTATGAGAAAACTAAGGATACTATAGATGTTGGAGATTTAGTGGCCATTGAACCATTTGCTACAGATGGATACGGGGCTATTACTGATGGAACAGATAAATACATCTATAAATACATAGTTTCAAGACCTTTAAGGTTACCTTCTGCTAGAAATATCTTAAAAGTTATTGAAAGTAAATTCTGCCATTTACCATTTTCCGAAAGAGATATTGCTAAATTAAATCCCAAATATAAAATGGGATTAAAAGCTTTGGTTAACGCAGGTTGTTTATACGCATATCCTACCTTAGTTGAAAAAGAGCATGGTATGGTATCACAGTGTGAGCATACTATCTATATTACGGAAGATAAAATAGAAGTAACGACAAAATAA
- a CDS encoding GMP synthase subunit A, whose product MIVILNNGGQYVHRIQRSLKYIGVKSKIITNSTTLSEIESDESIKGIILSGGPDIEKATNCKDIALNSKLPILGICLGHQLTCEAYGGKVSRAESEEYSSVTIKVKNHDDLFEGVPSEFTAWASHMDEVKEVPECFEILANSAICEVEAVKHVSKPIYGVQFHPEVSHTEYGDVILKNFCKVCDIETQ is encoded by the coding sequence ATGATAGTTATTTTAAATAATGGCGGACAATACGTTCACAGAATTCAAAGAAGTTTAAAATACATTGGTGTAAAATCAAAAATCATAACCAATAGTACAACCCTTTCAGAAATAGAATCTGACGAAAGTATTAAGGGAATTATCTTAAGTGGCGGTCCAGATATAGAAAAAGCTACAAACTGTAAAGATATTGCTTTAAACTCAAAATTACCAATATTAGGAATTTGCCTAGGTCACCAATTGACTTGCGAAGCTTACGGGGGCAAGGTTTCGAGAGCAGAAAGCGAAGAATATTCTAGTGTAACAATAAAAGTTAAAAATCATGACGATTTATTTGAAGGAGTTCCTTCAGAATTCACCGCATGGGCTTCACATATGGATGAAGTAAAAGAAGTTCCAGAATGCTTTGAAATATTAGCTAACTCAGCTATTTGCGAAGTTGAAGCTGTGAAACACGTTTCAAAACCAATTTATGGCGTACAATTCCACCCTGAAGTATCACATACCGAATACGGAGATGTAATTTTAAAGAATTTCTGTAAAGTTTGCGATATTGAAACTCAATAA
- a CDS encoding ArsR/SmtB family transcription factor — protein MMSEQGYEHMAETFKAFADPTRLMILRLLNENESMCVCKIIDELGKPQPTISHHLNILKKSGLIKARKEGTWNHYYIVNPKVKEMVHIIGDFEN, from the coding sequence ATGATGAGTGAACAAGGTTACGAACACATGGCAGAAACATTTAAAGCATTTGCAGACCCTACAAGATTAATGATTTTAAGATTATTAAACGAAAACGAAAGTATGTGTGTTTGTAAAATTATTGACGAATTAGGTAAACCTCAACCTACAATCTCCCACCACTTAAACATCTTGAAAAAATCAGGATTGATTAAAGCAAGAAAAGAAGGCACTTGGAACCACTACTATATTGTAAACCCCAAAGTCAAAGAAATGGTGCACATCATTGGCGATTTTGAAAATTAA
- the thiC gene encoding phosphomethylpyrimidine synthase, with protein MTQMTEAIKSNVTEEMKYVAEQENMDINQLRKLIAKGYVVIPKNINRDTKPVGIGEGLSTKVNVNLGTSPDCIDIDSELRKVAISNKYGADAIMDLSTGGNLPEIRKEIMSNTNLPIGTVPIYEVGVDAKNKYGKVVDMDEDLIFNVIERQAKEGVDFMTLHCGITKQSVQALKNDERVMGVVSRGGAFLTAYIMHHDRENPLYQQFDYLLEILKEHDVTLSLGDGMRPGCLVDNTDRPQIQELITLGELVDRCRNAGVQVMVEGPGHVPYNNIAANMKIQKTLCKNAPFYVLGPLVTDLAMGYDHITSAIGGTLAAYSGANFLCYVTPAEHVRLMKDEDVIEGLMASKIAAQAADVAKGNSCAWEKEAEMAKARKEHDWEKQFELSLDSEKPRKMREEIPSKEEKACSVCGDYCALLMVEELGKR; from the coding sequence ATGACGCAAATGACTGAAGCTATTAAAAGTAATGTTACGGAAGAAATGAAATACGTAGCAGAACAAGAAAATATGGATATAAATCAACTTAGAAAACTTATTGCCAAAGGATATGTAGTTATTCCTAAAAATATAAATAGAGATACTAAACCTGTTGGAATTGGTGAAGGTTTATCCACAAAGGTTAATGTAAATTTAGGTACATCTCCAGATTGTATCGATATCGATTCAGAATTGAGAAAAGTTGCTATTTCAAATAAATACGGTGCAGACGCAATAATGGACTTAAGTACTGGCGGTAATTTACCTGAAATAAGAAAGGAAATAATGTCCAATACTAATTTACCAATTGGTACTGTTCCTATTTATGAAGTTGGGGTTGACGCTAAAAATAAATACGGAAAAGTTGTAGATATGGACGAAGATTTAATCTTTAACGTTATAGAAAGACAAGCTAAAGAAGGCGTTGACTTTATGACCTTACATTGCGGTATCACAAAACAAAGCGTTCAAGCACTTAAAAATGATGAAAGAGTCATGGGCGTAGTAAGTAGGGGTGGAGCTTTCTTAACTGCTTATATTATGCACCATGATAGGGAAAATCCTCTCTATCAACAATTTGATTACCTCTTAGAGATTTTAAAAGAGCATGATGTAACCCTAAGTTTGGGCGACGGTATGAGACCAGGTTGTTTAGTGGATAATACTGATAGACCTCAAATTCAAGAATTAATCACTTTAGGTGAATTAGTGGATAGATGTAGAAATGCAGGCGTTCAGGTGATGGTAGAAGGTCCGGGACACGTGCCATACAACAACATAGCTGCAAATATGAAAATACAAAAGACTTTATGTAAAAATGCGCCATTCTACGTATTGGGTCCTTTAGTAACTGATTTAGCAATGGGTTATGACCACATAACTTCCGCAATAGGTGGCACTCTTGCAGCATACAGCGGTGCTAACTTCTTATGCTACGTTACACCTGCAGAACACGTTAGATTGATGAAAGACGAAGATGTTATTGAAGGTTTAATGGCTTCTAAGATAGCGGCTCAAGCCGCAGATGTGGCAAAAGGCAATTCATGCGCATGGGAAAAAGAAGCAGAAATGGCAAAAGCAAGAAAAGAACACGATTGGGAAAAACAGTTTGAATTATCTTTAGATTCTGAAAAACCAAGAAAAATGAGGGAAGAAATACCTTCAAAAGAAGAAAAAGCTTGCAGTGTTTGCGGGGATTACTGCGCTTTATTAATGGTTGAAGAATTGGGTAAAAGATAA
- a CDS encoding OBG GTPase family GTP-binding protein has protein sequence MGVQEDIRKLEEEIKNTQYNKATQKHIGKLKSKLAKLREESQNPSGSGGSSGPAYAIRKTGDATVAFVGFPSVGKSTLLNKLTNANSEVGAYAFTTLTIIPGLMEHKGAKIQVLDAPGIISGASFGRGRGSEVLAAVRNVDLIMVIVDVFSPEHIPVIERELSNVGIRLDQIPPEVKIAKRDRGGVAVNTTLPLSKIDEDTVVAILGEYKIHNADIVIRDDVDADQLIDSVMGNRSYIPTLVIINKIDLADQESLDIMEGAVHDRPHVFVSGHKEINLEELKDKIFETLGFIKLYLKPQGKKADMKDPLIILKNSTVRDVCNKLHRDFVKNFRYAQVWGPSAKHPGQRVGLDHVLGDGDILSIVVKKAGQ, from the coding sequence ATGGGAGTTCAGGAAGATATTAGAAAATTAGAAGAAGAAATTAAAAATACGCAATATAACAAAGCTACTCAAAAGCATATTGGAAAATTAAAATCAAAATTGGCAAAATTAAGAGAAGAATCGCAAAATCCCTCAGGTTCTGGTGGTTCTTCAGGACCTGCATATGCTATAAGAAAAACAGGAGATGCTACAGTAGCTTTTGTAGGTTTCCCATCAGTTGGTAAATCTACACTATTAAACAAATTAACCAATGCCAATTCCGAAGTGGGTGCTTACGCATTTACCACCCTTACGATAATTCCTGGGCTTATGGAGCACAAAGGTGCTAAAATACAAGTATTGGATGCTCCAGGTATCATATCGGGTGCTTCTTTTGGTAGAGGTAGAGGTAGCGAAGTTTTAGCAGCAGTTAGGAACGTAGATTTGATAATGGTTATTGTGGATGTATTTTCCCCCGAACACATCCCTGTTATCGAAAGAGAATTGTCAAACGTAGGTATTAGATTAGACCAAATACCTCCTGAAGTTAAAATTGCAAAAAGAGATAGAGGAGGAGTTGCCGTAAATACTACTCTCCCATTGTCTAAAATAGATGAAGATACAGTTGTTGCGATACTTGGAGAATATAAAATACATAATGCAGATATCGTAATTAGAGATGATGTCGATGCTGACCAATTAATCGATTCAGTTATGGGGAATAGGTCATACATTCCTACGCTTGTTATTATAAACAAAATTGACCTTGCAGACCAGGAAAGCTTAGATATTATGGAAGGAGCAGTGCATGACAGACCTCACGTATTTGTTTCAGGACACAAAGAAATAAATTTAGAAGAATTAAAAGATAAAATATTTGAAACACTTGGATTTATTAAGTTATACTTAAAACCACAGGGTAAAAAGGCAGATATGAAAGACCCATTAATTATTCTAAAGAATTCGACAGTAAGGGATGTTTGTAATAAATTACACAGAGATTTTGTTAAAAATTTCAGATATGCACAAGTTTGGGGACCTTCAGCAAAGCACCCTGGTCAGAGAGTAGGATTAGACCACGTATTGGGCGATGGGGATATATTATCGATTGTTGTTAAAAAAGCTGGACAATAA